The Stenotrophomonas indicatrix DNA segment GCGATGGCGGTGGTCGAGGATGGCCAGGTGGTCTATCGCCATACCGAAGGTGCACGCGGTGACGGCGGCCGCATCGACGAGGACACGCTGTTCAAGATCGCCTCCAACAGCAAGGCGATGACCGCCGCGCTGCTGGCCACGCTGGTGGAGCAGGGAAAGCTGCGCTGGGATGATCCGGTGCAGCGCCATCTGCCGGCGTTCCGCATGCATGACCCATGGGTGGGCGAACACCTGCAGGTACGCGATCTGCTGATCCACAACAGCGGCCTCGGCCTGGGTGCCGGCGACCTGATGCTATGGCCCGAACCCAATGCCTTCACCCGCGCCGATGTCATCGCCGGGCTGGCACACCTGAAGCCGGTCACCAGCTTCCGCAGCGGCTACGCCTACGACAACCTGATGTACGTGGTGGCCGGTGAGGTGGCTGCGGCCGCCGGTGGCAAGCCCTATGACCAGCTGATGCGCGAGCAGGTGTTTGAACCGCTGGGGATGACCCGTTGCCAGGTAGGCGCGTGGTCGGTGAAGCAGGTCGGCAATGTCGCCCAACCGCATGCGTGGCGCGATGGCCGCAACGTGGTGGTCGGTGGTGATGGAACGCAAAGCCCCGATCTGACGTCGATGGCGGCCGGTGGCATCCGCTGTTCGCTGCGCGACATGACGCGCTGGATGCAGGTGCTGCTGGACCCGTCGCTGGCACCGGCGTGGTTGGGCGCCGAGCAACGCCGCATGCTGTGGACGCTGCACATGCCGATGCCGTGGGGCGAACGCCAACGCGACTGGGAGAACGCCCGTTTCTACGGCTATGGGCTGGGGTGGCGGGTGTCGGACATGGACGGGCAGTGGAAGGTTGCACATACCGGTACGTTGTCGGGCATGTATTCCTCGCTGGCGCTGCTGCCGGATCGCAAGGCCGGTGTGGTGATGCTGATCAACGGCGAGGGCGAAGAGGCCCGTACCGCGTTGATGCAGTCGACGCTGAAACAGTTCACCGCGCCGGAAGACGCACACCCTGCCGCGTACTACCTGGCGGAGCTGGCGGCCGATCGAGCCATGCGTGCTGCCACGGGGAGTCGTGCGCCCTCCACCAGGGCTGCGCAACCGGCGGCTGCCACCGATCTGGCGCAATGGCAGGGACGCTACCGCGATCCCTGGCTGGGCCCTGCCTCGCTGTGTCCCACCGCGAACGGCCTGCGCTTCAGCGTGGACAAGTCGCCCGCGTTGCACGCAACAGTGAAGCAGCTGGAAGGGCGCTGGCTGTTGCAGTGGGATACGCTGGAACCCTCGGCGCAGGCGTGGCTGAATCCCGGTGCAGACACGCCGACGCTGGAGCTGCGCGCCATCGATCCGGAGATCGACTTCAGCTATGACTTCCAGGACCTGCATTTCACTCGTACTGGCGATTGCCCTGGCACCGGCGGCCCACGCCGCTGAGCCGCCACGCATTTCGCCCGCCACCGACGCCGCTGCGGCGGGATTGGTGGAGATCCGCACGTTGTCGCCGCGCATCGAGATGGACATCCGCTATGCCGGTGGCAACAACTTCACCGCTGCGCCCGTGCCCGGCTATGAGGCGCCTGCATGCTACCTGCTGGCGCCGGTGGCAAAGGCCTTGGCCGATGTGGAGGCCGACCTGCGCGCGCAGGGTTTTGCGCTGCGCCTCTACGATTGCTATCGCCCGGTGCGCGCGGTGCAGGCGTTCATGGCTTGGGTGAACGATCCGCAGGAACAGTCGCGCAAGCCACTGCAGTATCCGGATCTGGACAAGCCGCAGCTGCTGAGCGACGGCTACATCGCCGAGCGTTCCGGCCACAGCCGCGGTGCCACCGTGGATCTCGGCCTGCTGGATTGTCGCAGCGGACGCTGTACGCCGACGGACATGGGCACCGACTTCGATTTCTTCGGCCCACGCGCGCATACGCAGGCGCCGGGTTTGAGTGATGCACAGAACGCCAACCGCCAGCAGCTGGTGCAGGCGATGGCACGACGTGGTTTCACCAACTATGCGCAGGAGTGGTGGCACTACACGATGCAACCCGAGCCGGATGCCGGTACCGCCTACGACGTGCCAGTGCGGTAGGGGGTGTCGGCAGGGCTGCGCCCTGCACCCGCCGAGGCCACTGCGCGAGCAACAGCAACAGCAGAAGCTGGCATTCCGTGGGATGGCGGGGTGGGTCCGGTTGCGGGGGACGCCGTAAATACGTCCCTGTAGGCTTGGCCGCGGCATCCATGCCGCGGACACCCCCGCAACCGGACCCACCCCGCCTTCGACAGATTTTCGCGATCTGTCGGGATGGCATGGCCTGCTGTTGGTGGGTGTCGGCCTTGTGGTGGGTGTCGACCTTGGTCGACACGTAGATCCACGCCATGCGTGGATGATCTTCGTTCAATTGTCGAAATATTCGATTTCGATGGAGATCCATCCACGCATGGCGTGGATCTATTGAAGCCGCCGGTACTCGTCTGGGGCAGAGCCCCCTGAGTCAGGGGGCGGCCGCGAAGCGGCGGGAGTCTGGGAGCTGGCAAGTGGGGCCCGCGGTTCGCGCAGCGAAGCGTGGGAGCGACAGCGCGCATGCGATGGCGCGTTCCAGGGCGCAGCCCTGCCGATACCCTTACACTGGCCGCCTTCTCCTGCGTCCCCACCCGATGAACCTTCCCCTGCATTTCGGCCTGCTCGGTACGCTCGAAGCGGGCCTCATCGCCTTGCTGGTCGGCCTGCTGGTGTATTTCCTGTGGCACCACCTGTGCCGGCTGCTGCACTGGACCGTGGGCCATGCGATCGGCTGGTCGTGCGTCATCGCGGTGATCATCTCCGCCGGCATCGATGCCTGGAAGCTGTTCTACATGGGCATCGTGCGGCTGGAGTCGCCGCTGTATGCGCGCCTGTTCCTGTCCACCATCCACGATCCGAACGAACTGGGCAGTCGCGTGGTGCTGGAGATTGCCGGTGCGCTCTCCGGTGTTGCATTGGGATGGGTGTTGTTCAGTTCGCGGTCATCGGAAAAAACCGTCGACTGACGCAGGTTTTTCGTTTGCTGCCGGTTAAATCAGGTAGCGCTGAATGCTCGTCTTACTCCCTGCTCACTTCGCACTAACCACCGCGCTAAAGCATGCGTCTGCGTGAGTGGTTAACCGTGCGTGTTCGCGTCGATCGCGGCGCAAAATCGATTCAGAAATGCGGTGGCAGGGTAGGTGCCGTGCGGAAACAACGACCGCGCACTACCACCCTTCAGGAGACACCCCAGATGACTATTCGCAACCGCAAGCCCCTGATCGCCCTGATCGTCGCCGCCGGCAGCGTGTTGGCCATCCCGGCGATGGCACAGACGGCCAAGCAGCAGGCCGCGCATGCACAGAACGAAGCGGCGCAGGCCCAGCAGGCGGCGACACAGGCAGGCCAGGCGGCCGACCAGGCGACCGGTGCGGCCGCAGCGGCGTCGGCGCAGGCCAACGGCGGTGGCCAGACCTGGGCCAGCATCGATACCGATGGCAACGGCACCATCAGCAAGAGCGAGTCGCAGGTGAATGCGGGCCTTGCACAGGTGTTCGACCAGGCTGACAGCAACAAGGACGGCGAACTGAGCGCCGATGAGTACAAGGCCTACGTGGCTGCCCAGCAGGCCGGTGCCGGCGCGGGTGGCACGGCCGCAGGCCAGGGCCGCTGATCCACGGTTGATTCGGGACAACCGGTGCATGGGCAACCCGGGTGGCTTCGGCCACCCGGGTTTTTTTCGTCATCTCCGCGCCTGTATCCTAGGGCGATGAACACCTCCACGCCTGCGCCCTCGCGCGCCATCGGCCTGGTCGGTTTTGACGGTGACGATACGCTGTGGAAGAGCGAGGACTACTACCGCAAGGCCGAGCAGGATTACCTGGACCTGCTGTCGCGCTACATCGACGTCCATGACACCCAGACCGCCCGCCACCTGCTGGAAGTGCAGCAGCGCCACCTCGGCGTGTTCGGCTACGGGGTGAAGAGCATGACGCTGTCGATGATCGAAGCGGCCATCGAGATCACCTCGCAGCGTATCGAGGCCAAGGACATCCAGCGCATCCTTGATATTGGCCACGACACCCTGCGCCATCCGGTTGAACTGATCGACGGCGTACGCGAGTCGGTGGCGGCCATCGCCGCGCAGTACCCGGTGGTGCTGATCACCAAGGGCGACCTGTTCCACCAGGAAGCCAAGATCAAGGTGGCGGCGCTGTCCGACCTGTTTCCGCGCATCGAGATCGTGTCCGAGAAGGACCCGGAAACGTATGCCCGCGTGCTGGCCGAGTTCGACCTGCCGATGCAGCAGTTCGTGATGGTCGGCAATTCGCTGCGCTCGGACATCGAACCGGTGATCACCCTCGGCGGCTGGGGTATCCACACCCCATACGCGGTGACCTGGGCGCATGAGACCCAGCACGGCGTGGCCGACGACGAACCGCGCATGGTCAACGCCGATACCGCCTGGGACTGGCCGGCCGCGCTGGCGACGATCGAAGCCAAGGCCGCTGCCGCGACCTGACAGGGCGCGGCGGCTGCGGCAGAATCGGGTCATGAAACTGCCACTGCGCGCGCTGCTGTTGTCCCTGCTGCTGGCGCCGGCCATCGTGCTGGCCCAGCAGACCGCCGAACGTTCGGCGACCTACGAGGTGGATACCGGCGATGCCTGGGTCGACACCCAGCTGGCCGATATCAACCACTACGCCGAGCGCTACCCCGATGCCTTCCTCGACGAGGTATCGCGCTACGCCGGTGTACCGCGCGGCTACATCGCCGCGCTGGCTACCACCCACCAGTGGCAGGCCGGCGACATCTACTTCGCCTGCTTCTGGGCCAAGGCCAGTGGCCAGACCTGCCGCGACAGCGTGCGCGCCTTCAGCCAGGACCCCGAGGGCGGCTGGGAGGCGGTGGTGAAGCGGATGCCGGCCAAGCCGCAGAACCTGCACTACCGCGCCGTGCGCCACGCCATCGTGGCCAGTTACGAGCACTGGGACAGGCCGATCACCCTGGATGCCACGCTGAAGCGCCAGTTGAAACGGTAGCGCCGGCCGCTGGCCGGCAACTGCACATCGCCGATGCACAGAGGTTGCCGGCCAGCGGCCGGCACTACCGATTCCAGGTCATGCTGCTCTGCGTATCGCCGCGGCCGCGCACTCCGGCGACAATACGGCTTCTCGCCGTTCCCCGTTCCCCGTTCCCGTAATCGAGTGACTGATGAGCGCCTCTTTCGTTTCGCCTGATGTGATCCGCCGCCTGTTCGCCCAGGCCATGTCCCGCATGTACCGCACCGAAGTGCCGCTGTACGGCACGCTGGTGGAGCTGGTGGAGCGGATCAACACGCAGGTCCTGGCGCAGGACCCGGCGCTGGCCGCGCAGTTGCTGCGCAATGACGAGCGTGCCCGCCTGGATGAAGAACGCCATGGCGCGATCCGCGTCGGCACCCCGCAGGAACTGGCGACCCTGCGCCGCCTGTTCGCGGTGATGGGCATGTACCCGGTGGGCTACTACGATCTGTCGGTGGCCGGCGTGCCGGTGCATTCCACCGCGTTCCGCCCGCTGACCGGCGCTGCGCTGGCGTTGAACCCGTTCCGCGTGTTCACCTCGCTGCTGCGCCTGGAGCTGATCGAAGACGAGGTGCTGCGTGCGCAGTCGGCCGAGATCCTCGCTCGTCGCCGCATCTTCACCGACGACGCGCTGGCGCTGATCGACCAGGCCGAGCGCGAGGGTGGCCTGACCCAAGCCGATGCCGAGCGCTTCGTCGAACAGTCACTGGAAACCTTCCGCTGGCATGGCGACGCCACCGTCGATCTGCCGACCTACCACGCCCTGCACAAGGCGCACCGGCTGGTGGCCGACGTGGTCAGCTTCCGTGGCCCGCACATCAACCACCTGACCCCGCGCACGCTGGACATCGACGCTGCACAGGCGGCGATGATCGAGCACGGCATGGCCGCCAAGGCGGTGATCGAGGGCCCACCGCGTCGCGCCTGCCCGATCCTGCTGCGGCAGACCAGCTTCAAGGCATTGGAAGAGGCCGTGCACTTCCCGGACAACGAGGGTGGCGACGCCGGCACCCATACCGCGCGCTTCGGCGAGATCGAGCAGCGCGGCCTGGCACTGACCGCCAAGGGCCGCGCGCTGTACGACCAGCTGCTGACGCAGGCGCGCGATGCCGGCGGCGCCGGCAGCACCGGTGGTGACTACGGCCAGCGCCTGCAGGCGGTGTTCGCCAGCTTCCCGGATGACCACGACACCCTGCGCCAGGAAGGCCTGGGCTACTACCGCTACCAGCTGACCGACGCGGGCCGCGCCGCGCCGGAGCGCGTGGCCGACCTGCCAGCCGAAGTGCTGGTTGCAGCGGGC contains these protein-coding regions:
- a CDS encoding serine hydrolase domain-containing protein; the protein is MHRLLLLTAALVGPAAHAVDTARLDADAAFVVQHEHLPGMAMAVVEDGQVVYRHTEGARGDGGRIDEDTLFKIASNSKAMTAALLATLVEQGKLRWDDPVQRHLPAFRMHDPWVGEHLQVRDLLIHNSGLGLGAGDLMLWPEPNAFTRADVIAGLAHLKPVTSFRSGYAYDNLMYVVAGEVAAAAGGKPYDQLMREQVFEPLGMTRCQVGAWSVKQVGNVAQPHAWRDGRNVVVGGDGTQSPDLTSMAAGGIRCSLRDMTRWMQVLLDPSLAPAWLGAEQRRMLWTLHMPMPWGERQRDWENARFYGYGLGWRVSDMDGQWKVAHTGTLSGMYSSLALLPDRKAGVVMLINGEGEEARTALMQSTLKQFTAPEDAHPAAYYLAELAADRAMRAATGSRAPSTRAAQPAAATDLAQWQGRYRDPWLGPASLCPTANGLRFSVDKSPALHATVKQLEGRWLLQWDTLEPSAQAWLNPGADTPTLELRAIDPEIDFSYDFQDLHFTRTGDCPGTGGPRR
- a CDS encoding M15 family metallopeptidase — its product is MTSRTCISLVLAIALAPAAHAAEPPRISPATDAAAAGLVEIRTLSPRIEMDIRYAGGNNFTAAPVPGYEAPACYLLAPVAKALADVEADLRAQGFALRLYDCYRPVRAVQAFMAWVNDPQEQSRKPLQYPDLDKPQLLSDGYIAERSGHSRGATVDLGLLDCRSGRCTPTDMGTDFDFFGPRAHTQAPGLSDAQNANRQQLVQAMARRGFTNYAQEWWHYTMQPEPDAGTAYDVPVR
- a CDS encoding EF-hand domain-containing protein — encoded protein: MTIRNRKPLIALIVAAGSVLAIPAMAQTAKQQAAHAQNEAAQAQQAATQAGQAADQATGAAAAASAQANGGGQTWASIDTDGNGTISKSESQVNAGLAQVFDQADSNKDGELSADEYKAYVAAQQAGAGAGGTAAGQGR
- a CDS encoding HAD family hydrolase, which produces MNTSTPAPSRAIGLVGFDGDDTLWKSEDYYRKAEQDYLDLLSRYIDVHDTQTARHLLEVQQRHLGVFGYGVKSMTLSMIEAAIEITSQRIEAKDIQRILDIGHDTLRHPVELIDGVRESVAAIAAQYPVVLITKGDLFHQEAKIKVAALSDLFPRIEIVSEKDPETYARVLAEFDLPMQQFVMVGNSLRSDIEPVITLGGWGIHTPYAVTWAHETQHGVADDEPRMVNADTAWDWPAALATIEAKAAAAT
- a CDS encoding VOC family protein, producing the protein MSASFVSPDVIRRLFAQAMSRMYRTEVPLYGTLVELVERINTQVLAQDPALAAQLLRNDERARLDEERHGAIRVGTPQELATLRRLFAVMGMYPVGYYDLSVAGVPVHSTAFRPLTGAALALNPFRVFTSLLRLELIEDEVLRAQSAEILARRRIFTDDALALIDQAEREGGLTQADAERFVEQSLETFRWHGDATVDLPTYHALHKAHRLVADVVSFRGPHINHLTPRTLDIDAAQAAMIEHGMAAKAVIEGPPRRACPILLRQTSFKALEEAVHFPDNEGGDAGTHTARFGEIEQRGLALTAKGRALYDQLLTQARDAGGAGSTGGDYGQRLQAVFASFPDDHDTLRQEGLGYYRYQLTDAGRAAPERVADLPAEVLVAAGLATADPIVYEDFLPVSAAGIFQSNLGGGEQRAYAAHANREAFEQAMGAAVNDEFEIYERLQAESLAALRS